A window of the Lactuca sativa cultivar Salinas chromosome 7, Lsat_Salinas_v11, whole genome shotgun sequence genome harbors these coding sequences:
- the LOC111904899 gene encoding expansin-B15 has protein sequence MALNLLKSWLFLVLMYLLINYSTCSNHTLLAKRSNPSHFAPAVATWYGDRDGAGSGGACGWANDVKSAPFSAMIAAGNAKLFLKGKGCGTCYQVLCTRKPYCSKNPITVTITDECPGACNNVPFHFDLSGTAFGAMSSPGQADKLRNLGVVNIQYRRVKCNYGRTKIAFKIDPMVNPYWFAMAVEFCDGDGGLDAVEIGLNGSKEFRSMENTWGAVWALNIDPSFRGPFSFRLTSRRNEAVLALNAVPHGFKPGKTYYSHVNFGF, from the exons ATGGCCTTAAATCTTCTAAAATCTTGGTTGTTCTTGGTTTTGATGTATTTGCTTATAAACTACTCTACGTGTTCTAACCACACGCTCCTTGCTAAAAGAAGCAATCCAAGCCACTTCGCACCCGCTGTAGCAACATGGTATGGAGATCGAGATGGCGCTGGAAGTG GAGGAGCTTGTGGGTGGGCTAATGATGTTAAATCAGCTCCATTCTCAGCCATGATAGCAGCAGGAAATGCGAAATTGTTTTTGAAAGGAAAAGGGTGTGGGACTTGTTATCAG GTTTTATGCACTCGAAAGCCATATTGCTCAAAAAATCCTATTACTGTGACCATAACCGATGAGTGCCCTGGCGCATGTAACAACGTGCCCTTCCATTTTGATCTAAGTGGAACCGCTTTTGGTGCAATGTCAAGTCCAGGGCAAGCTGATAAACTACGTAATCTTGGTGTTGTTAACATTCAATATCGAAG GGTGAAATGCAACTATGGTAGAACAAAAATTGCCTTCAAGATAGATCCAATGGTGAACCCTTACTGGTTCGCAATGGCAGTAGAGTTTTGTGATGGAGATGGTGGTCTTGATGCAGTCGAAATAGGACTAAATGGTTCAAAAGAATTCAGAAGCATGGAGAACACATGGGGCGCTGTTTGGGCACTGAATATTGACCCATCTTTTCGTGGTCCATTTTCATTTAGGCTCACATCTCGAAGGAATGAAGCAGTCCTTGCGTTAAATGCAGTTCCACATGGTTTTAAACCCGGAAAAACTTATTATTCGCATGTCAATTTTGGATTCTAG